A portion of the Candidatus Bathyarchaeota archaeon genome contains these proteins:
- a CDS encoding cupin domain-containing protein, which yields MLEGMNMIIRSVKDVKGKTSVTLSHEGNKVKVGKVIMKWLTHKNLNGENVDFSIRHIVYEPGCDVPTHEHEHCHQVYILKGKLEVSSNGETRLLGPDTLYYVPPFEPHSSRNPTDKQTVILSCINCLRDGDNCSP from the coding sequence ATGTTAGAAGGAATGAACATGATCATAAGATCTGTTAAAGATGTGAAAGGAAAAACATCTGTAACTCTTTCTCATGAAGGAAATAAAGTCAAAGTAGGAAAAGTCATAATGAAGTGGCTAACGCATAAGAATCTGAATGGGGAGAATGTCGATTTCTCTATACGGCATATAGTCTATGAACCAGGATGTGATGTCCCTACACATGAGCATGAACATTGTCATCAAGTATATATCTTGAAAGGCAAATTAGAAGTAAGCTCAAATGGTGAAACTAGACTATTAGGTCCTGATACGCTTTATTATGTACCGCCATTTGAACCGCATTCATCCAGAAATCCTACTGATAAACAAACGGTAATATTGAGTTGCATAAACTGTTTAAGAGATGGAGATAATTGTAGCCCCTAA
- a CDS encoding flavodoxin domain-containing protein: protein MKKAVIIYDSKTGNTEKVAFTIKGSIEKAGLNVSTIKVDDAKDIDFFDYDLVCIGTPSYQWHPTKQVIDYLKFRFDNYKKQGRIKLGSPKVSGKNALIFCTYSGPHTGINEAIPATKYIGQFFEHLGFTVVYELQVLSEFHGSEEISTEGRMGDIRGKPTEEELKEIAEKVEEIAKKI from the coding sequence ATGAAAAAAGCTGTAATTATTTACGACTCGAAAACAGGAAATACAGAGAAAGTAGCTTTTACAATTAAAGGAAGCATAGAAAAAGCCGGCTTGAATGTTTCGACAATAAAAGTAGATGATGCCAAGGATATTGATTTTTTTGATTACGATTTAGTTTGTATAGGTACGCCTTCGTATCAATGGCATCCTACAAAGCAAGTAATTGATTATTTGAAGTTTAGATTTGACAATTATAAAAAACAAGGAAGAATTAAATTAGGATCCCCAAAGGTTTCAGGAAAAAATGCTCTTATCTTCTGCACTTACTCTGGCCCCCATACTGGAATTAATGAAGCAATTCCTGCAACCAAGTATATCGGTCAATTCTTTGAACATCTTGGATTTACTGTTGTGTATGAATTGCAGGTTCTTAGCGAATTTCATGGTTCGGAAGAGATAAGCACAGAGGGGAGAATGGGTGATATTAGAGGGAAACCTACTGAAGAAGAATTAAAAGAAATAGCAGAAAAAGTCGAAGAGATTGCCAAAAAAATTTGA
- a CDS encoding site-2 protease family protein: MAEWIDIILIFFFFWIIIYLGYMLFGKKNENIIIQPFILMIKTSLLNNWIKKLASYNKDLSRKLFNLGVVVGSGLIIYFIYFFLRNLGLLFEKSEQAAGFVLLLPGLTISLNTLPYILVAVVVALITHELAHGIASSIDGIPIKSTGVLLAVIMPGAFVEIDENRLKKAKLMTKLRVFAAGAYTNMIAWAIVTLLLTNFALTISPFYNSNSSGVIITDLVENGAAEKAGLKEWDAIYSLNGSNIEGINSLSDYMADIAPNTLLIANTSSGIFEIKTQPHTQNSSRAAIGVYPFDNYEPNFNWLSRSLPYHLLLTEMWASIIFFFLALINMSPIYPLDGGKFLNSIFEKYLPRYSKLIMISLSIFSFIIIAANFVISTLIFGFIRV; this comes from the coding sequence TTGGCTGAATGGATAGATATTATTTTAATTTTTTTCTTCTTCTGGATAATCATTTACTTAGGATACATGCTATTTGGAAAGAAGAACGAAAATATCATTATCCAACCATTCATATTAATGATTAAAACATCCCTTCTTAACAACTGGATTAAGAAGCTAGCCAGTTACAACAAAGATTTGAGCAGAAAGTTATTTAATCTTGGTGTGGTTGTAGGGTCAGGCCTGATAATATATTTCATATATTTCTTTTTAAGAAACCTCGGGTTATTATTTGAAAAATCAGAGCAAGCCGCTGGTTTTGTGCTTTTATTACCAGGTCTTACAATAAGCCTGAATACACTTCCTTACATTTTAGTTGCGGTTGTTGTTGCACTAATAACTCATGAGTTGGCACACGGTATTGCAAGCTCTATAGATGGTATCCCGATAAAGTCTACAGGTGTATTATTAGCGGTAATTATGCCGGGCGCCTTTGTTGAAATTGATGAGAATCGTTTGAAGAAGGCTAAGCTCATGACTAAACTAAGAGTTTTTGCAGCCGGAGCCTATACAAATATGATCGCATGGGCAATCGTAACTCTTTTGCTAACTAATTTTGCTTTGACGATAAGCCCTTTCTATAATTCAAACTCCTCTGGAGTGATAATTACTGATCTGGTTGAAAATGGAGCAGCCGAAAAAGCAGGTTTGAAGGAGTGGGATGCGATATATTCTTTGAATGGATCAAACATCGAAGGTATTAATAGTCTTAGTGATTACATGGCAGATATTGCTCCCAATACTCTTCTAATTGCAAATACAAGTTCTGGTATTTTTGAAATCAAAACTCAACCACATACACAAAATTCTAGTAGAGCAGCTATTGGTGTTTATCCGTTTGATAACTATGAGCCGAATTTCAATTGGTTGTCAAGATCATTGCCATATCATTTGTTACTAACAGAGATGTGGGCATCGATAATTTTCTTTTTTCTAGCGCTCATTAATATGAGCCCAATATACCCATTGGATGGTGGTAAATTTCTAAATTCTATATTTGAGAAATATTTACCAAGATATTCAAAATTAATTATGATATCGCTTAGCATCTTTTCTTTTATTATTATAGCAGCCAATTTTGTGATTTCTACCTTAATTTTCGGTTTTATAAGAGTCTAG
- a CDS encoding DUF6114 domain-containing protein, which yields MGSSKKPEAAFALSLIAGIIFLINGALLGAVGSFIAPFIPGASETALVTGILSTLMVVGIILGIIVIVAALMLYRNPAQKTMWGIIILVLSIVSVFIGGGFGIGLILGIIGGILALRWKPK from the coding sequence ATGGGTTCATCTAAAAAACCTGAAGCCGCTTTTGCTTTATCGCTTATTGCGGGAATTATATTTCTAATCAATGGTGCACTATTAGGAGCAGTAGGATCTTTCATTGCCCCTTTTATTCCTGGTGCAAGCGAAACAGCTCTTGTAACTGGAATTCTCAGTACGTTAATGGTTGTAGGAATTATATTAGGCATCATTGTAATAGTTGCTGCATTGATGTTATATAGAAATCCTGCTCAAAAGACAATGTGGGGCATCATCATACTAGTACTTTCAATAGTTAGCGTCTTTATTGGCGGAGGCTTTGGTATAGGATTGATTCTTGGGATAATCGGTGGAATCCTCGCTTTACGTTGGAAACCAAAATAA
- a CDS encoding cache domain-containing protein, with amino-acid sequence MTANNPKKEKLGRRRFLKYAGTTIIALAAVVVGYYWYISKETGYITKKDYVESLVNEAVGLVEEKGEESFPELREEDNKWYHDYYYIFVWRTDGIRVVYPPDPSGEGKDMSGLEDINGKPIGKIFIDIATSEKGEGWVDYEWPKPGETEPSRKHTFIKRAEFGDTKYLVGSGYYLD; translated from the coding sequence ATGACAGCTAATAATCCTAAAAAAGAAAAGCTTGGCAGAAGACGTTTTCTAAAATATGCTGGCACTACAATAATCGCATTAGCAGCGGTCGTAGTTGGATATTATTGGTATATTTCCAAGGAGACTGGATATATAACAAAAAAGGATTACGTTGAATCTCTGGTTAATGAAGCTGTGGGGCTTGTAGAAGAAAAAGGTGAAGAATCTTTTCCTGAATTACGAGAAGAAGACAACAAATGGTATCATGATTATTACTATATCTTCGTATGGAGAACAGATGGCATTCGTGTAGTCTATCCGCCCGATCCAAGTGGAGAAGGTAAAGATATGAGTGGTCTCGAAGACATCAATGGAAAGCCGATTGGTAAAATATTCATAGATATTGCGACGAGTGAGAAGGGGGAAGGATGGGTTGATTATGAATGGCCAAAGCCAGGCGAAACAGAACCATCAAGAAAACATACATTCATTAAAAGGGCAGAATTTGGTGATACAAAATATCTAGTGGGTTCAGGATATTATCTGGATTAA
- a CDS encoding ATP-dependent DNA helicase: MPYVYICPKCNRLHIKEEYMEKWLCRQCGTYIPHNAKTLRADFEIERLRRERIEPHKTKEPEILIKPPSELTVEDALNRFPSESLRPYQKEIMVKTVEAFQTGQKCIILAAPTGFGKSYVNAAFSSATKSFYATPQIVLIDQILKDPLLRSRFVEIKGRQNYRCHHQVNRSVNMGKCVTENYACKERYDCCPYWIKKREAQRAQSVLSSFSYLLAEGQTEGKSETYLGKRDLLILDESHNIEEQALNHILVRVNPFVIPYKIYDQILHQLREIRTETQLKEFLEKLEDRLQKILDRSKIITESTGLSVEQAEDNERIERYLDNYNLYKNSKSEWVWQIENDQLTLQPVFAREFMKQLIWKRADHYIISSATILNPREYANLTGLAGLLQEDEICFLQVPSTFPVENRPVLDKVAGPLSMQEWDNNKDRALQAVEEILRGEKGNVAIHCHSYRHQQWLAENISEDLKPRLITHSSSDRGKRLNEWMHSNGKVFVSVAFNEGQDWKYDLCDAQILLKVPFPYLGDKRVERRLDLGLNQWYKNYAMSEVIQAYGRAIRAEDDRARFYIVDGSFTGLLRDCWRFIPDWFKDALPKTFLN; the protein is encoded by the coding sequence ATGCCTTATGTGTATATTTGTCCTAAATGTAATCGATTACACATCAAAGAGGAATATATGGAAAAGTGGTTATGCAGGCAGTGTGGAACATACATTCCACATAATGCTAAAACTCTTAGAGCAGATTTTGAGATAGAGAGGCTTCGTAGAGAGAGAATAGAACCGCATAAAACAAAAGAACCTGAGATATTAATCAAACCTCCTTCGGAATTGACTGTAGAGGATGCATTAAATAGATTTCCAAGCGAATCTCTTAGGCCTTATCAAAAAGAAATTATGGTCAAGACGGTCGAGGCATTTCAAACTGGTCAAAAATGCATAATTCTTGCGGCTCCAACCGGCTTCGGTAAATCCTATGTAAATGCTGCTTTCAGCTCAGCAACTAAATCATTCTACGCTACGCCGCAAATTGTCCTCATAGATCAAATCTTAAAGGATCCGCTTTTGCGCTCACGCTTTGTTGAAATAAAAGGAAGACAGAACTATCGATGTCACCATCAAGTCAACCGCAGCGTGAATATGGGAAAGTGCGTGACAGAAAATTATGCTTGTAAAGAGCGTTATGATTGCTGTCCTTATTGGATAAAGAAGAGAGAAGCCCAAAGGGCTCAAAGCGTATTATCAAGCTTTTCATATCTTTTAGCAGAGGGACAGACAGAGGGTAAAAGCGAGACATATCTTGGAAAGAGAGATCTACTAATTCTCGATGAATCTCATAATATTGAGGAGCAGGCACTTAACCACATTCTTGTAAGAGTTAATCCTTTTGTCATACCCTACAAGATTTACGATCAGATTTTACATCAACTTAGAGAGATAAGAACTGAAACTCAGCTGAAGGAATTTCTGGAAAAGCTCGAAGATCGCCTGCAAAAGATCCTAGATAGATCAAAAATTATTACAGAGAGTACCGGGCTTTCTGTTGAACAAGCCGAAGATAATGAGAGGATTGAACGCTACCTAGACAATTACAACCTCTACAAGAACTCAAAAAGCGAGTGGGTTTGGCAGATCGAGAACGATCAATTAACATTGCAGCCAGTCTTTGCCAGGGAATTCATGAAGCAGTTGATCTGGAAGCGGGCCGATCATTATATTATCTCCTCGGCAACGATCCTAAATCCACGAGAATATGCGAACTTAACAGGTCTTGCAGGTTTATTGCAGGAGGATGAAATCTGTTTCCTTCAGGTTCCCAGTACTTTTCCAGTTGAGAATCGACCTGTTCTTGATAAGGTTGCAGGGCCTTTATCCATGCAGGAATGGGACAATAATAAGGATAGGGCTCTTCAAGCGGTGGAAGAGATATTGAGAGGGGAGAAGGGAAATGTTGCGATTCACTGTCATAGCTATAGGCACCAGCAATGGCTGGCAGAGAATATTTCAGAAGATCTTAAACCTAGGTTGATTACTCATTCGAGCAGCGATCGAGGGAAGAGACTTAATGAGTGGATGCATTCCAATGGGAAAGTATTCGTTTCTGTAGCATTTAACGAGGGGCAAGATTGGAAATATGACTTATGCGATGCCCAGATTCTTCTAAAAGTACCTTTCCCATATTTAGGAGATAAAAGGGTAGAAAGACGTCTGGATTTGGGACTTAATCAATGGTACAAGAATTATGCCATGTCTGAAGTTATTCAGGCATATGGTCGGGCGATAAGGGCCGAGGATGACAGAGCCCGATTCTATATTGTCGATGGAAGTTTTACTGGATTGTTGAGAGATTGTTGGCGATTTATACCTGATTGGTTTAAAGATGCATTGCCTAAGACTTTTCTCAATTAG